AACCCAAGATCTTATTTGAGGGAATAAATACTTCAAACTACTACACTAGCGGATCCTTTGCGAGGGCATTTAAATCCATTTAAGTGAGCTTTTAactatttttgaaatttttttaaaaaactgatATTTATGAAAGCAAAGGGTaagttttgaatattttttataagaaCTCATCTACTACAAGGTGCCGAGCTACCGTGTTAGGCTGTTATTGTACGTCGTCATTTAATATTTACGCCTTTTAAGTAAAATGGTATAAAAGTCAATAAGAGACGATATCAAACATGATTCATGAAGCACTTGGATATTCTTTGCCCGTGCTATCGTCACACTATCACATAGACTACAAATCATCTATAATTTTGTtagataataaaatatatcatcTATAATTCTTTGCCCGTGAATAATAggataataaaatgaaatccTTTTTTTAGTTATTGGGTTTGATCCTTTTATCTAAAATATATCGAGAAACAAAAGCAGTGGCCTTTTTTGTTAGGATGCTGCTGGCCCAAACAAATATATGATTGTCCACCcaactcttttattttatgaggcctataaaatttcaattttgggaAAGGATTACTGCCTTTGgtcaataaaaatataaaataaaataaaatttagacCAATGGCCAGTGGTTTCTTTTGGGTTGCAATTCAAAGATCCCAATAGCCAATTTTGAGGTGACGAACGTTTATGGATAGGAGGAGACGTGGGAAGAAGGGTTTTATGGCACTTAAGCTCTACATAAGTAAAGTTTATGTAGCAAAGAATCCCATAAAGTTTCAATTTCCTCTCTCCATTAATCCAAAAACCCCACATTGCAAAAGATGTACTTTAACATTGGACTTCATTAAGCAAAGTAAACAGATacattcacaaattaaatcaTTAATGTTTGTTTAGGTGACTCAATACAAGTCATAATGTACAGGTCCCGCATCACATAAATCTACAACACGTAGCACGTTATTACTGTAGAGTCTTATAAAACAAAGATACATGTCTCAAAGTTCACCCAAACAAATTCCGCCATATGTTTAATCTCTGAAGGGCATAAAACACAAGTTTTCCCCCTACCTAGGCAGCTAGTTTATTCGGTGCTACTATAATACAAGATTTTGATAATGCCAACACATACACATAtgcttattttattacatGATCCATTCGTCAGCTAAGTCCGTGAAAGCAGCCAGTTGAGCTCCAAAATCTGCCTCCACATCATCGTCATGCATGGGTTTTGTACTAGAATATCCTCCAACTATGACCCCGGCAAACAAATTGCTCATATTTGAAAAGTCAGTGTCCAGAAACTGTGAAAGGCTCATTTCCCTCGTGTAAAAATTCATCCACAAGTCATGAGAAGAatagtcttcttcttccctagTCGCCGATGACGATAGTGACCCTTCACTGGTTTCTGATTCTGCATTCTGATTATTGTATTTGGGGACGTTGCTTAATTTGTCTTCAGCTTTGGActgttgttcttgttgtggGTCTGAGGAGGCCTCCTCGGAGGGTCTGCATGGTACAAAATTGTTTGGTAGTGGTTTCTTACACAAGTTGGTGTTCCAGTAGTTCTTGATTTCATTGTCTGTTCGCCCTGGAATTCTCCCCGCTATTAGAGACCATCTATACAAATCACAAAATATTAGAGGTGCTGTGTTCGAATATCCCTTCCCCAATATTGCTTgtgtaaaaaaaacaa
The window above is part of the Prunus dulcis chromosome 1, ALMONDv2, whole genome shotgun sequence genome. Proteins encoded here:
- the LOC117635500 gene encoding transcription factor MYB1-like, whose translation is MGRRPCCSKEGVKRGPWTAQEDKLLADYIRDHGEGKWSSVQKQAGLKRCGKSCRLRWLNYLRPNIKRGNITQDEEDLIIRLHKLLGNRWSLIAGRIPGRTDNEIKNYWNTNLCKKPLPNNFVPCRPSEEASSDPQQEQQSKAEDKLSNVPKYNNQNAESETSEGSLSSSATREEEDYSSHDLWMNFYTREMSLSQFLDTDFSNMSNLFAGVIVGGYSSTKPMHDDDVEADFGAQLAAFTDLADEWIM